One genomic window of Cygnus olor isolate bCygOlo1 chromosome 3, bCygOlo1.pri.v2, whole genome shotgun sequence includes the following:
- the GJA1 gene encoding gap junction alpha-1 protein — protein sequence MGDWSALGKLLDKVQAYSTAGGKVWLSVLFIFRILLLGTAVESAWGDEQSAFRCNTQQPGCENVCYDKSFPISHVRFWVLQIIFVSVPTLLYLAHVFYVMRKEEKLNKREEELKVVQNDGVNVDMHLKQIEIKKFKYGIEEHGKVKMRGGLLRTYIISILFKSVFEVAFLLIQWYIYGFSLSAIYTCERDPCPHRVDCFLSRPTEKTIFIVFMLVVSLVSLALNIIELFYVFFKGVKDRVKGKTDPYSHSGTMSPSKDCGSPKYAYYNGCSSPTAPLSPMSPPGYKLVTGDRNNSSCRNYNKQASEQNWANYSAEQNRMGQAGSTISNSHAQPFDFPDEHQNTKKLASGHELQPLTIVDQRPPSRASSRASSRPRPDDLEI from the coding sequence ATGGGTGATTGGAGTGCCTTGGGAAAACTTCTTGATAAGGTTCAAGCTTATTCTACTGCAGGAGGGAAAGTATGGCTGTCTGTCCTCTTTATTTTCCGAATCCTGCTACTGGGGACAGCAGTCGAGTCTGCTTGGGGAGATGAACAGTCTGCTTTTCGGTGCAACACTCAACAGCCTGGTTGCGAGAACGTCTGCTATGACAAGTCCTTTCCTATCTCCCATGTGCGCTTCTGGGTTCTGCAGATCATATTTGTGTCTGTACCAACACTCTTGTACCTGGCACATGTGTTCTACGTGatgaggaaagaagagaagctgaacaaaagagaagaagagcTCAAGGTGGTCCAGAATGATGGTGTCAATGTGGATATGCACCTCAAACAaatagaaattaagaaattcaaGTATGGCATTGAAGAGCATGGCAAGGTGAAGATGCGTGGGGGACTGCTCCGTACATACATTATCAGCATCCTTTTTAAATCTGTCTTCGAGGTGGCTTTCTTGCTGATACAGTGGTACATTTATGGGTTCAGCCTGAGCGCCATCTACACCTGTGAGCGAGATCCATGCCCACATAGAGTGGACTGTTTCCTCTCCCGTCCAACTGAGAAAACCATCTTCATCGTCTTCATGCTGGTAGTGTCTTTGGTGTCTCTTGCGTTGAACATCATCGAGCTTTTCTACGTGTTCTTCAAGGGTGTCAAGGATCGTGTGAAAGGGAAAACTGACCCCTACTCCCATAGCGGCACCATGAGCCCTTCCAAGGACTGTGGCTCCCCCAAATATGCTTATTACAATGGATGTTCCTCACCGACCGCCCCCTTGTCTCCCATGTCTCCCCCAGGGTACAAGCTGGTTACCGGAGACAGGAACAATTCCTCCTGTCGTAACTACAATAAGCAAGCTAGTGAGCAAAACTGGGCCAACTACAGTGCGGAGCAGAACAGGAtggggcaggctggcagcaccATCTCCAACTCGCATGCCCAGCCCTTTGACTTCCCCGATGAGCACCAGAACACTAAAAAACTGGCATCAGGACACGAGCTGCAACCCCTCACCATTGTGGACCAGAGGcctcccagcagagccagcagccgagccagcagcaggccccgACCTGATGACCTGGAGATCTAA